One genomic segment of Candidatus Fukatsuia endosymbiont of Tuberolachnus salignus includes these proteins:
- a CDS encoding IS256 family transposase yields MVRKNKLPDTPQQSQLRQVAQALVKDIKTESDLNKILNEFVKMTVEATLGAEMEHHLGYAKNAAEGRGSGNSRNGYSAKNITSQYGELAIETPRDRNGEFSPIMVEKGQTRLTHFDDHILAFYAQGMTTREITETFKKIYDAEVSPTLISKVTDAVIDRVTTWRSRPLDNLYPIVYLDCIVVKVHQDKRVINKSVYIALGINMEGHKECLGLWIAETEGAKTWLSILTELKNRGLNDILIACMDGLTGFPEAVNTVYPETKIQLCIVHLVRNSVKYVSWKDRQALCADLKLIYRSATEENALQELDSFEGRWGEKYPTLVQIWRRNWDNLSTFFTYPDEIRKVIYTTNAIESLNSVIRKAIKKRKIFAHDGSALKVIYLAIESASEKWTMPIPNWRQALNHFMIEYPERLSVYL; encoded by the coding sequence ATGGTAAGAAAGAATAAATTACCGGATACCCCGCAACAATCTCAGCTACGTCAGGTAGCTCAGGCGCTGGTAAAAGACATTAAAACTGAATCTGATCTAAACAAGATACTCAATGAATTCGTTAAGATGACAGTAGAAGCGACATTAGGTGCTGAAATGGAACATCACCTAGGTTATGCCAAAAATGCGGCTGAAGGACGTGGCAGCGGTAATAGTCGTAATGGCTATTCTGCAAAAAATATTACCTCTCAGTACGGTGAATTAGCGATAGAAACGCCCCGTGACCGTAACGGCGAGTTTTCCCCGATAATGGTTGAAAAAGGGCAAACTCGGCTGACCCATTTTGACGATCACATTTTAGCGTTTTACGCTCAAGGCATGACCACACGGGAAATTACCGAAACCTTTAAAAAAATCTATGATGCTGAGGTATCGCCAACCTTGATATCTAAAGTCACTGATGCGGTAATTGACCGAGTAACCACCTGGCGTAGTCGCCCACTGGACAATCTGTATCCGATTGTTTATCTGGATTGTATTGTCGTTAAAGTTCACCAGGATAAGCGGGTTATCAATAAATCTGTCTATATCGCGCTAGGCATCAATATGGAAGGACATAAGGAATGCCTTGGCTTGTGGATAGCGGAGACGGAAGGAGCAAAGACCTGGTTATCGATTCTGACCGAGTTAAAGAATCGGGGCTTAAATGATATATTAATTGCTTGTATGGATGGTTTAACCGGGTTTCCTGAGGCTGTCAACACGGTCTATCCTGAGACAAAAATCCAGCTTTGCATTGTCCATTTAGTCCGTAATTCGGTCAAATACGTCAGTTGGAAAGATCGACAAGCACTCTGTGCCGACCTAAAACTCATTTACCGTTCCGCTACAGAAGAAAATGCTTTGCAAGAGCTTGATAGTTTTGAAGGACGCTGGGGTGAAAAATACCCAACACTGGTACAAATTTGGCGCAGAAATTGGGATAACCTATCCACATTTTTTACTTATCCCGACGAAATTCGCAAGGTGATTTATACAACAAATGCGATAGAATCACTCAATAGTGTGATACGTAAAGCCATAAAAAAACGCAAAATATTTGCACATGATGGGTCTGCATTAAAAGTGATTTATCTGGCAATAGAATCTGCATCAGAAAAGTGGACAATGCCGATACCAAACTGGCGTCAGGCTCTCAATCACTTTATGATCGAATACCCTGAACGGTTATCAGTGTATTTATGA
- a CDS encoding C80 family cysteine peptidase: MLQVWNNVTDSELLQKLLRNELHINGTWAELRSLRQQIFFHALRPAAQYYQSKRPVKSPEGLKVNTREERQAPWFILNSDDIDGMKITDDKLKSRNWYRPDQSEMSAFMADLDTPFSGGISGTTRDVTLQLTNLFGPLNVREYWTLQLFNAAQMINNGYHSFFEALYVAAFLEDRFVDQQQCIGKQLRDTFDALRQRAKRGEILNGQLYEQTLALILPKLDNSVAARYLPPEYGRQHHLLATESNRFRDLMSIGQLHRRVWVFSRQKEPDCNDILQALDRLRVTSGREGIEMAFILQNQLRNHQMWYPDSGSNPAFKELDQQIEQRLFSTTRITAADRANLVQIAEQQPTLAAELYYKLDQAQDSLPEFAELPDGLLIESHVAKEQGTVNKIKSGLQEIQQPANDDKRAREVDATKAKGEHTSSLLTPEEKQAIKNRGVFERKILSLEALQPEMQRAAEGLRKLPGYQGTVYYSPMPLNTREVTLLFGRLKPGQVMSYRGLLTTDASVETIKALRTPNEGRVIYVLEGITVGYNTAGITDRNTAEILLNPGQYFRVTATQKVGDHLYVILKQEVDLTAGETIRDLHKGNLAGFVDYDSVSLGNDFKSIFNYPDLNQDQSIRIRNSALPAGRSSSTDEIPFSGSLSGLGVAQRDNIANWAMPEVAGERAVVGGETPRKRRIIVQLEDDAESLRSAIALADKHPGEAAVYQLDVQGQMRPVYGDPTVLGGSGEVELLLVGHGRGGVGDVQNNTSLAGYTAHELAALPRQISQKLALHSQINKLVLMGCALVNHDDKKSGFLFDAAAALAQQTGQKPAQLVAYASELSITAAVVHERKVGHRHQFVEGRIGEPARQARMSLAFDSQRQRYFPAFVFSIQQEEGEIASKQPIVTEGWHPNARPLAITPADEIAIKTSVKEQTRVELQQLERMANRLIKHYEQALTQYYKKEYRFFGFENVGDQVECIFKTTADQQDKRVMVKHDSNNAVLFLEEKPSAQQGALPGRRIALQYGKDGDVFRFSVVEGLSGQAGVSRENAVFTQIRDKMLLLEPEIAQAEGISTMNLAFLALHLLSQPHDDDLSPWKKFVGMANLGQILHGIGQDIGTLVRTVKLLRGAGAQAEGLLGKLLGGTAYTHSGSVVNVAVDIINFIDAVQDLNAMPPGPQKDFAIARVALAGTQLAVDTGLAILPVVASIAPATAPAIASFMGIAGPLSVVFAGLMIGTNALLEAIAFNNTHYQIELDEVIAPFRHSKNKTVITPTGIAQVSDDGKIVSLEPYVPLRKIRINGEILSVQVADIGIPRFNPANREHSTTYGNSLSAYQALGFDLSQVIQQNTALKSTQYLLLPAALDGHYNFMHDVGAYGRLDGKEIFNRFSAYYNSSGANVFHLGGDHAPNHAVFTPRATEYTIELDAGERSIGFQSPQKLASIKGDDHEGLHSGRLPTPMTDAGHAHFLTYRFKGGGGTTRIDLFDDRRQIIIQPHQDPVQRKNERWVFDITPDTLDAIANRKKTRSEWQQRSTMAYGEAVLALLNMGIDPADVSKVHDLLVVHIREAEIPGRVLLGGLGGFVWSAYNVIQSMSDPLSDLHTKVDLRTLMEAAEPFVRKLNEQDQASSMASQQSNIAQLGLEKRRGGWDLQLAHNKRVQIDGDLPGHIALQMRIVELPGLMFTLTASARPGEETPKFSVGLEAANREALLGNNLTQAVAFIQSKFANDPRFIIDGRVPIAIRIGENEMAKGLLDLTTQRWQAISNIERDSVTHPHFYNSQGDIAELFDFDYRINRSSFIETTPKVFTFGIKPFSSIFPWIIAATYTPSVAHIEYDTTQQQLAVVGVAHPFNNRKSRVDYRYFHDLPQNTRYQQLKAVYVDEENDMGQAPLMVLLDTLHTQSNQQMIPIKESDKASEMPMDIELAWDTEGKRFFRKATWQKDGYQFTTFATDASSPPRLAMTVLPPSTGQRQEWLTLTQSDIGFPISSLTLSLPPEISGIDLSALPAIPIKVFAPVGTKIRGLHHQTTLFLHTQGQPKVTLKLKKLPSPAPGTARTTAEVRLRWGLALMIDSQEALGSAINLAQINQALRTHCFDRS; this comes from the coding sequence TTGCTCCAAGTCTGGAATAATGTTACCGATAGCGAACTGCTGCAGAAGTTACTACGTAATGAATTACATATAAACGGCACCTGGGCAGAGCTACGGTCCTTACGTCAGCAGATTTTTTTCCATGCCCTGCGTCCAGCAGCCCAGTATTATCAGAGTAAGAGGCCGGTCAAGTCTCCTGAAGGTCTGAAAGTTAACACCCGTGAAGAACGCCAGGCGCCCTGGTTTATTCTTAACAGTGATGACATTGATGGTATGAAAATTACGGATGACAAACTCAAAAGCCGTAACTGGTATCGTCCTGATCAGAGTGAGATGAGCGCCTTCATGGCGGATTTGGATACGCCTTTCAGCGGAGGCATATCGGGTACCACTCGCGATGTGACCCTACAACTTACTAATTTATTTGGCCCCTTGAATGTCCGCGAATACTGGACGCTGCAACTCTTCAATGCGGCTCAGATGATTAACAATGGCTATCATTCATTTTTTGAAGCGCTTTATGTTGCCGCATTTTTAGAGGACCGTTTTGTTGATCAGCAACAGTGTATTGGTAAACAGCTACGGGATACATTTGATGCATTACGTCAGCGTGCTAAGCGGGGAGAGATACTTAATGGTCAGCTATACGAGCAGACGCTGGCTTTGATTTTACCCAAACTGGATAACAGCGTGGCGGCACGTTATCTACCGCCAGAATATGGGCGTCAACACCACCTGTTGGCAACAGAATCAAATCGGTTTCGTGATCTGATGTCTATTGGGCAGTTACACCGGCGGGTCTGGGTATTTTCACGGCAGAAAGAGCCTGATTGCAATGATATTCTACAGGCGCTGGATCGATTGCGTGTAACTTCTGGTAGAGAAGGCATTGAAATGGCCTTTATTCTGCAAAATCAGCTGCGTAATCATCAGATGTGGTATCCGGACTCCGGTAGTAACCCCGCGTTTAAGGAATTAGATCAGCAGATTGAACAACGGCTGTTTTCTACAACCAGGATAACGGCAGCTGATCGCGCGAATCTGGTGCAGATAGCAGAGCAGCAGCCGACACTCGCGGCCGAACTCTATTATAAACTGGATCAGGCACAAGACAGCCTGCCGGAATTTGCAGAATTGCCTGATGGGCTTCTGATCGAGTCACATGTCGCTAAAGAACAAGGCACCGTCAATAAGATAAAATCTGGATTGCAGGAAATACAACAGCCTGCCAATGATGATAAAAGAGCACGGGAGGTGGACGCCACCAAAGCAAAAGGCGAGCACACGAGCAGTCTACTGACGCCTGAAGAAAAGCAGGCCATTAAAAATCGGGGGGTATTTGAACGTAAGATACTGTCACTAGAGGCGCTACAGCCTGAGATGCAGCGTGCGGCAGAGGGGTTGAGGAAGCTACCTGGCTATCAAGGTACGGTTTACTATTCGCCTATGCCTTTAAACACCAGGGAAGTCACCCTGTTATTTGGTCGGCTAAAACCGGGTCAGGTGATGAGTTATCGAGGTTTATTGACCACGGATGCCAGTGTTGAAACGATCAAGGCGCTAAGAACTCCCAACGAAGGTAGAGTCATCTATGTGCTGGAAGGGATCACTGTAGGCTATAATACTGCCGGTATCACGGATAGAAATACCGCAGAAATCCTGTTAAACCCAGGCCAATACTTTCGAGTTACCGCTACTCAGAAAGTGGGGGATCACCTATACGTAATATTAAAACAGGAGGTTGATTTAACAGCAGGTGAAACTATTCGGGATCTCCACAAAGGTAACCTGGCAGGTTTTGTAGATTATGACTCAGTCAGTTTAGGCAATGACTTCAAGAGCATTTTCAATTATCCGGATCTTAACCAGGATCAGTCGATACGTATCCGCAATAGCGCGTTACCTGCCGGAAGATCGAGTTCAACCGACGAAATACCATTTTCTGGATCGTTAAGCGGTTTAGGCGTGGCGCAGCGGGATAATATTGCTAACTGGGCGATGCCGGAGGTCGCTGGGGAACGGGCTGTTGTTGGTGGCGAGACGCCGCGTAAGCGTCGTATTATCGTCCAGTTGGAAGATGACGCAGAGAGCTTACGTTCGGCGATAGCGCTGGCAGATAAACACCCGGGTGAGGCAGCGGTATATCAGCTGGATGTGCAAGGCCAGATGCGTCCGGTGTATGGCGACCCGACGGTGCTGGGTGGTAGCGGTGAGGTGGAATTGTTATTGGTCGGTCATGGCCGAGGGGGCGTTGGGGATGTGCAGAATAATACCAGCCTGGCGGGTTACACGGCGCACGAGCTCGCTGCTCTGCCTCGGCAAATATCTCAAAAATTAGCCCTACATTCTCAGATCAATAAGCTAGTGCTGATGGGTTGTGCGTTGGTTAATCATGACGATAAAAAAAGCGGATTTCTGTTTGATGCCGCTGCCGCACTGGCGCAACAAACGGGCCAAAAACCGGCTCAGTTAGTCGCCTATGCCAGCGAGCTATCGATAACTGCTGCTGTAGTACATGAGCGCAAGGTCGGGCATCGCCATCAGTTCGTTGAGGGGAGGATTGGCGAGCCTGCTCGCCAGGCGCGGATGAGTTTGGCATTCGACAGCCAACGACAGAGATATTTCCCTGCATTCGTATTTTCTATACAGCAAGAGGAAGGAGAGATCGCATCAAAGCAACCGATCGTGACAGAGGGCTGGCATCCGAATGCTCGACCTCTGGCGATCACTCCAGCAGATGAGATTGCAATTAAAACATCAGTAAAAGAACAGACGCGCGTCGAGTTACAACAACTAGAGCGCATGGCAAACAGGCTCATTAAGCATTATGAGCAGGCGTTAACCCAATACTATAAAAAAGAATATCGCTTTTTTGGCTTCGAGAACGTGGGGGATCAGGTTGAATGTATTTTTAAAACAACAGCCGATCAGCAAGATAAGCGTGTCATGGTAAAACATGATAGCAATAACGCGGTACTCTTTTTAGAGGAAAAACCGTCAGCACAACAAGGTGCACTGCCAGGAAGACGCATCGCTTTACAATACGGGAAAGACGGTGATGTCTTTAGGTTTTCTGTAGTAGAAGGGCTATCAGGACAAGCTGGTGTATCGCGTGAAAATGCTGTGTTTACGCAAATACGCGATAAAATGCTTTTGCTGGAGCCAGAGATAGCGCAGGCAGAAGGTATTTCGACGATGAATTTGGCCTTCCTCGCGCTGCATCTTTTATCACAGCCTCATGATGATGACCTTTCACCGTGGAAAAAATTTGTCGGCATGGCCAATTTGGGGCAGATACTGCATGGGATCGGGCAAGATATCGGCACTCTGGTCAGAACGGTCAAGCTATTACGCGGTGCAGGTGCCCAGGCTGAAGGCCTGTTAGGCAAACTGTTAGGGGGGACGGCTTACACGCACTCCGGTAGTGTGGTCAATGTCGCGGTGGATATCATCAATTTCATTGATGCTGTTCAGGATCTCAACGCCATGCCGCCAGGGCCGCAAAAAGATTTTGCTATCGCGCGCGTGGCATTAGCCGGCACACAATTGGCGGTAGATACCGGGCTGGCAATATTGCCTGTGGTTGCCAGTATTGCCCCTGCCACTGCACCTGCTATTGCCAGTTTCATGGGGATCGCGGGTCCCTTGAGTGTGGTTTTCGCCGGTCTGATGATTGGAACCAATGCGTTACTGGAGGCTATCGCTTTTAATAATACTCATTACCAAATTGAATTGGATGAAGTCATTGCGCCTTTTCGCCATTCAAAAAACAAAACCGTCATCACGCCTACGGGGATTGCGCAAGTAAGTGACGATGGGAAAATAGTCTCTCTTGAACCTTACGTCCCGCTGAGAAAGATCCGGATAAACGGGGAGATCCTGTCAGTACAGGTAGCGGATATCGGCATTCCCCGGTTTAATCCTGCTAATCGCGAGCATTCGACAACATACGGGAACTCGCTTAGCGCCTATCAGGCACTCGGTTTTGATCTTTCCCAGGTGATACAACAAAATACGGCGCTGAAATCGACCCAGTACTTGCTGTTGCCGGCGGCGTTGGATGGGCATTACAATTTTATGCATGATGTCGGTGCTTACGGGCGCTTAGACGGAAAAGAAATCTTCAATAGATTCAGCGCGTATTACAACTCATCGGGTGCCAATGTTTTTCACCTTGGTGGTGATCATGCACCAAACCATGCGGTCTTCACCCCTCGCGCAACAGAATACACGATAGAACTGGATGCGGGTGAGCGTAGTATTGGTTTTCAATCTCCCCAGAAGTTGGCTTCTATTAAGGGTGATGATCATGAGGGGCTTCATTCTGGGAGATTACCCACCCCGATGACAGATGCAGGGCATGCCCATTTTTTAACCTATCGATTCAAAGGGGGAGGGGGCACCACCCGGATTGATTTATTTGATGATAGACGGCAGATCATCATTCAACCCCATCAGGACCCGGTACAACGGAAAAACGAACGTTGGGTATTCGATATCACCCCGGATACACTCGACGCGATAGCAAACAGAAAAAAAACTCGGTCGGAATGGCAACAACGCTCGACTATGGCATACGGTGAAGCTGTCTTGGCATTATTGAATATGGGGATTGATCCGGCCGATGTGTCAAAGGTACACGATCTGTTGGTAGTGCATATTCGAGAAGCAGAAATCCCAGGGAGAGTTTTGTTAGGAGGATTAGGAGGATTTGTTTGGAGTGCCTATAACGTTATCCAGTCAATGTCTGATCCCTTGAGTGACTTGCATACTAAAGTGGATCTGCGAACGTTGATGGAAGCCGCCGAGCCTTTTGTGCGAAAGTTAAATGAGCAAGATCAGGCTAGCAGTATGGCGTCACAACAGAGCAACATCGCGCAACTAGGGTTAGAAAAGAGGCGCGGCGGATGGGATCTACAGTTAGCGCATAATAAAAGGGTACAGATTGACGGCGATCTGCCGGGCCATATTGCGTTACAGATGCGTATTGTCGAGCTACCGGGGCTGATGTTTACGTTAACAGCGTCAGCTCGCCCAGGAGAGGAAACGCCTAAATTTTCTGTCGGACTGGAAGCGGCAAATAGGGAGGCGTTATTGGGTAACAATCTCACCCAAGCCGTGGCGTTTATCCAGAGCAAATTCGCTAATGATCCGCGGTTTATTATTGATGGACGAGTGCCTATCGCTATCCGGATCGGGGAAAATGAGATGGCAAAAGGATTATTAGATTTAACCACCCAGCGTTGGCAGGCGATCAGTAATATAGAGAGGGATAGCGTTACCCATCCCCATTTTTATAACAGTCAGGGGGATATAGCAGAACTATTTGATTTTGATTACAGGATAAACAGGAGCAGTTTCATAGAAACTACACCAAAAGTTTTTACTTTTGGAATCAAACCTTTCAGCTCTATCTTTCCCTGGATTATCGCCGCTACATATACCCCCAGTGTTGCCCATATCGAGTACGATACCACGCAACAACAGCTCGCTGTTGTTGGTGTCGCCCACCCCTTTAATAATAGAAAAAGTCGTGTTGACTACCGCTATTTTCATGATTTGCCGCAAAATACGCGCTATCAGCAGCTCAAAGCCGTCTACGTCGATGAAGAAAATGATATGGGGCAAGCGCCCTTGATGGTGCTACTGGATACACTTCATACTCAGTCAAATCAACAGATGATACCTATCAAAGAATCTGACAAAGCATCTGAGATGCCTATGGATATAGAGCTGGCCTGGGATACAGAAGGAAAACGTTTTTTCCGCAAAGCGACCTGGCAAAAAGACGGTTATCAATTTACCACCTTCGCCACAGATGCAAGCAGTCCTCCTCGTCTGGCGATGACTGTCTTGCCGCCATCGACAGGACAGCGCCAGGAATGGTTGACGTTAACTCAGAGTGATATCGGTTTTCCTATCTCATCGTTAACACTCTCACTACCCCCTGAGATAAGCGGTATCGATTTATCCGCATTGCCTGCGATACCGATCAAAGTATTTGCGCCGGTAGGGACAAAAATCCGGGGTTTACATCACCAGACGACGCTTTTTCTACACACCCAAGGTCAGCCCAAGGTCACCTTAAAATTGAAAAAGCTGCCTTCCCCTGCGCCCGGCACAGCCAGAACAACGGCAGAGGTCCGGCTACGCTGGGGCCTGGCGCTCATGATTGACAGCCAGGAGGCATTAGGCTCGGCGATAAACCTCGCACAGATTAATCAGGCATTACGCACACATTGTTTCGATAGAAGTTGA
- the rlmH gene encoding 23S rRNA (pseudouridine(1915)-N(3))-methyltransferase RlmH, whose translation MKLQVIAVGTKMPAWVQTGVADYLCRFPKDMPCELIEIPAGKRGKNADISGILEKEGELMLAAAGKNHRIIALDIPGTPWGTSQLAKQLANWQQDGRNLSFLIGGPEGLAPVCKAVAERSWSLSPLTLPHPLVRILVVESLYRARSINVNHPYHRE comes from the coding sequence GTGAAACTGCAAGTGATCGCCGTTGGGACTAAAATGCCCGCTTGGGTGCAAACGGGTGTCGCTGATTACTTGTGCCGCTTTCCTAAAGATATGCCTTGTGAACTGATAGAAATACCCGCGGGAAAACGAGGCAAAAATGCAGATATTAGCGGTATTCTGGAAAAAGAAGGGGAATTGATGCTGGCCGCCGCGGGCAAAAATCACCGAATTATTGCCCTGGATATCCCTGGCACACCTTGGGGAACCTCTCAGTTGGCAAAGCAATTGGCAAATTGGCAGCAAGATGGTCGCAATCTGAGTTTTCTTATTGGTGGCCCGGAGGGATTGGCTCCGGTTTGTAAAGCAGTAGCAGAACGAAGCTGGTCGCTTTCTCCGCTCACGCTGCCTCATCCTTTGGTGCGTATTTTGGTTGTAGAGAGCCTTTATCGCGCGAGGAGTATTAACGTTAATCATCCTTATCATAGGGAATAA